In one window of Camarhynchus parvulus chromosome 18, STF_HiC, whole genome shotgun sequence DNA:
- the TEN1 gene encoding CST complex subunit TEN1, which yields MLPSAGVYYFPWEINSSVPEGKTLRTFGRLCCYDLARSEAILTMQHNSTQYQVCVDTKFVEPFQAQVGSSYMVLGEAEHREETSSPVVKARILTCVEGMNAALLEQAIQEQRKYFSERQEQTESSTS from the exons ATGCTGCCAAGTGCTGGTGTCTATTACTTCCCTTGGGAGATCAACAGCTCGGTCCCTGAGGGGAAGACACTGAGGACATTTGGCAG GTTATGCTGCTATGACCTGGCCCGATCTGAAGCCATTCTCACCATGCAGCACAACTCAACTCAGTACCAGGTCTGTGTTGACACCAAGTTTGTGGAGCCATTCCAAGCTCAAGTGGGATCTTCCTACATGGTCCTGGGAGAGGCTGAACACAGGGAAG aAACTTCCAGTCCTGTGGTAAAAGCACGAATATTGACCTGCGTGGAAGGAATGAATGCGGCCCTGCTAGAACAAGCCAtacaggagcagaggaaataCTTCAgtgagaggcaggagcagacGGAAAGCAGCACATCctga
- the ACOX1 gene encoding peroxisomal acyl-coenzyme A oxidase 1 isoform X1, giving the protein MSVNADLRRERAAATFQPELLTHILDGGPERTRRRKEIEALVLNDPDFQHEDLNFLSRSQRYEQAIRKSSLMVMKLREYGIADPEEIYWFKSFVHRGRPEPLDLHLGMFLPTLLTQATPEQQDRFFMPAWNLEIIGTYAQTEMGHGTHLRGLETTATYDPSTQEFILNSPTVTSIKWWPGGLGKTSNHAIVLAQLYTQGQCKGLHAFIVPIRQLGTHEPLPGITVGDIGPKFGYDEMDNGYLKMDNFRIPRENMLMKYAQVEPDGTYVKPVSDKLTYGTMVFIRSLIVGDSARSLSRACTIAIRYSAVRHQSELKPGEPEPQILDYQTQQYKLFPLLATAYAFHFVGAYIKDTYHRINGDISKGDLSELPELHALTAGLKAFTSWTANAGIEECRMASGGHGYSRCSGIPDIYVTFTPSCTYEGENTVMMLQTARFLMKSYTQVTSGQQVSGMVSYLNDLSRQRIQPQHVAARTVTVRINDPTSLVEAYKSRAARLVESAAKNLQAELTHRKSKEDAWNRTSVDLVRASEAHCHYVVVKLFTAKLAEVGDAAVRAVLTELCLLYALFGISRNAGDFLQAGILSSAQITQVNQHVKELLAVIRPNAVALVDSFDFHDVHLGSVLGRYDGNVYENMFEWAKKSPLNKTQVHESFHKHLKPMQAKL; this is encoded by the exons atGTCGGTGAACGCGGACCTGCGGAGGGAGCGCGCCGCCGCCACCTTCCAGCCCGAGCTGCTCACCCATATCCTAGACGGCGGCCCTGAGCGCACCCGCCGCCGCAAGGAGATCG AGGCCTTAGTTCTTAATGACCCCGACTTCCAGCACGAGGATTTGAACTTCCTGTCCCGTAGCCAGCGCTATGAGCAAGCCATCAGGAAAAGCTCCTTGATGGTGATGAAGCTAAGGGAATATGGAATTGCAGATCCCGAGGAGATCTACTGGTTTAAAAG CTTTGTTCACCGCGGACGGCCTGAGCCTCTGGACCTTCACCTGGGCATGTTCCTCCCCACTCTTCTCACCCaggccaccccagagcagcaggatcgCTTCTTCATGCCTGCCTGGAACCTGGAGATCATTGGCACTTATGCCCAGACTGAGATGGGCCATG GGACTCATCTCCGGGGCCTGGAAACAACAGCCACTTACGACCCCTCTACACAGGAGTTCATCCTCAACAGCCCCACTGTCACCTCCATTAAGTGGTGGCCAGGTGGAC TTGGGAAGACGTCGAACCACGCCATCGTCCTGGCTCAGCTCTACACCCAGGGCCAGTGCAAAGGCCTGCACGCCTTCATTGTCCCCATCCGGCAGCTGGGCACACATGAACCTCTGCCAG GTATCACAGTGGGTGACATTGGCCCCAAATTTGGCTATGATGAAATGGATAATGGCTACCTGAAAATGGACAACTTCCGAATTCCTCGGGAAAACATGCTGATGAAATATGCCCAG GTTGAACCAGATGGCACCTATGTGAAACCAGTCAGTGACAAGCTGACCTATGGGACCATGGTGTTCATCCGTTCCCTCATCGTGGGTGACTCTGCTCGCTCGCTGTCCCGGGCCTGCACCATCGCCATCCGCTACAGCGCCGTCAGACACCAGTCTGAGCTGAAGCCAGG GGAACCAGAACCCCAGATCCTGGATTATCAGACCCAGCAATACAAACTCTTTCCTCTGCTGGCAACAGCATACGCCTTCCATTTTGTGGGAGCCTACATAAAGGACACCTATCATCGTATCAATGGGGACATCAGCAAGGGGGACCTCAGTGAGCTGCCAGAG CTGCACGCCCTGACAGCGGGGCTGAAGGCGTTCACCTCCTGGACTGCCAATGCTGGCATCGAGGAGTGTCGGATGGCGTCCGGCGGGCACGGCTACTCCCGCTGCAGTGGCATTCCTGACATCTATGTCACCTTCACCCCGTCCTGCACCTACGAGGGGGAGAACACTGTCATGATGCTGCAGACTGCCAG GTTCCTTATGAAAAGCTACACCCAGGTGACCTCTGGACAGCAGGTCAGTGGCATGGTGTCCTACCTGAACGACCTCTCCAGGCAGCGCATCCAGCCCCAGCACGTGGCTGCCAGGACTGTCACCGTGAGGATCAACGACCCCACCAGCTTGGTGGAGGCCTACAAGTCACGTGCTGCCCG GCTTGTAGAATCTGCAGCAAAGAATCTGCAAGCTGAGCTGACCCACAGAAAGAGCAAGGAGGATGCTTGGAACAGAACTTCTGTTGATCTTGTGCGGGCATCAGAG GCCCACTGTCACTATGTGGTGGTGAAGCTGTTCACAGCCAAGCTGGCCGAGGTGGGTGACGCCGCCGTGCGCGCGGTGCTGACCGAGCTGTGCCTCCTGTACGCCCTGTTCGGCATCAGCAGGAACGCAGGAGACTTCCTGCAG GCGGGTATCTTGAGCAGTGCCCAGATAACCCAAGTGAACCAACACGTGAAGGAGCTCCTGGCTGTCATTCGTCCCAATGCAGTGGCACTGGTGGACTCCTTTGACTTCCATGATGTCCACCTGGGGTCTGTGCTCGGCCGCTACGACGGCAACGTCTACGAGAACATGTTTGAGTGGGCAAAGAAATCCCCACTGAACAAAACACAG GTTCATGAATCTTTCCACAAACACCTGAAGCCAATGCAAGCCAAGCTGTGA
- the ACOX1 gene encoding peroxisomal acyl-coenzyme A oxidase 1 isoform X2, translating into MSVNADLRRERAAATFQPELLTHILDGGPERTRRRKEIEALVLNDPDFQHEDLNFLSRSQRYEQAIRKSSLMVMKLREYGIADPEEIYWFKRTCLGNFPEPLGLHFSMFHKTIETQTSAAQKEKWLPLVREVKIIGTYAQTEMGHGTHLRGLETTATYDPSTQEFILNSPTVTSIKWWPGGLGKTSNHAIVLAQLYTQGQCKGLHAFIVPIRQLGTHEPLPGITVGDIGPKFGYDEMDNGYLKMDNFRIPRENMLMKYAQVEPDGTYVKPVSDKLTYGTMVFIRSLIVGDSARSLSRACTIAIRYSAVRHQSELKPGEPEPQILDYQTQQYKLFPLLATAYAFHFVGAYIKDTYHRINGDISKGDLSELPELHALTAGLKAFTSWTANAGIEECRMASGGHGYSRCSGIPDIYVTFTPSCTYEGENTVMMLQTARFLMKSYTQVTSGQQVSGMVSYLNDLSRQRIQPQHVAARTVTVRINDPTSLVEAYKSRAARLVESAAKNLQAELTHRKSKEDAWNRTSVDLVRASEAHCHYVVVKLFTAKLAEVGDAAVRAVLTELCLLYALFGISRNAGDFLQAGILSSAQITQVNQHVKELLAVIRPNAVALVDSFDFHDVHLGSVLGRYDGNVYENMFEWAKKSPLNKTQVHESFHKHLKPMQAKL; encoded by the exons atGTCGGTGAACGCGGACCTGCGGAGGGAGCGCGCCGCCGCCACCTTCCAGCCCGAGCTGCTCACCCATATCCTAGACGGCGGCCCTGAGCGCACCCGCCGCCGCAAGGAGATCG AGGCCTTAGTTCTTAATGACCCCGACTTCCAGCACGAGGATTTGAACTTCCTGTCCCGTAGCCAGCGCTATGAGCAAGCCATCAGGAAAAGCTCCTTGATGGTGATGAAGCTAAGGGAATATGGAATTGCAGATCCCGAGGAGATCTACTGGTTTAAAAG AACATGCTTGGGCAATTTTCCTGAACCCTTGGGTCTCCACTTCAGCATGTTTCACAAAACCATAGAGACCCAAACGTCTGCTGCTCAGAAGGAGAAGTGGCTGCCCCTGGTCCGTGAAGTCAAGATAATTGGCACCTACGCTCAAACCGAAATGGGACATG GGACTCATCTCCGGGGCCTGGAAACAACAGCCACTTACGACCCCTCTACACAGGAGTTCATCCTCAACAGCCCCACTGTCACCTCCATTAAGTGGTGGCCAGGTGGAC TTGGGAAGACGTCGAACCACGCCATCGTCCTGGCTCAGCTCTACACCCAGGGCCAGTGCAAAGGCCTGCACGCCTTCATTGTCCCCATCCGGCAGCTGGGCACACATGAACCTCTGCCAG GTATCACAGTGGGTGACATTGGCCCCAAATTTGGCTATGATGAAATGGATAATGGCTACCTGAAAATGGACAACTTCCGAATTCCTCGGGAAAACATGCTGATGAAATATGCCCAG GTTGAACCAGATGGCACCTATGTGAAACCAGTCAGTGACAAGCTGACCTATGGGACCATGGTGTTCATCCGTTCCCTCATCGTGGGTGACTCTGCTCGCTCGCTGTCCCGGGCCTGCACCATCGCCATCCGCTACAGCGCCGTCAGACACCAGTCTGAGCTGAAGCCAGG GGAACCAGAACCCCAGATCCTGGATTATCAGACCCAGCAATACAAACTCTTTCCTCTGCTGGCAACAGCATACGCCTTCCATTTTGTGGGAGCCTACATAAAGGACACCTATCATCGTATCAATGGGGACATCAGCAAGGGGGACCTCAGTGAGCTGCCAGAG CTGCACGCCCTGACAGCGGGGCTGAAGGCGTTCACCTCCTGGACTGCCAATGCTGGCATCGAGGAGTGTCGGATGGCGTCCGGCGGGCACGGCTACTCCCGCTGCAGTGGCATTCCTGACATCTATGTCACCTTCACCCCGTCCTGCACCTACGAGGGGGAGAACACTGTCATGATGCTGCAGACTGCCAG GTTCCTTATGAAAAGCTACACCCAGGTGACCTCTGGACAGCAGGTCAGTGGCATGGTGTCCTACCTGAACGACCTCTCCAGGCAGCGCATCCAGCCCCAGCACGTGGCTGCCAGGACTGTCACCGTGAGGATCAACGACCCCACCAGCTTGGTGGAGGCCTACAAGTCACGTGCTGCCCG GCTTGTAGAATCTGCAGCAAAGAATCTGCAAGCTGAGCTGACCCACAGAAAGAGCAAGGAGGATGCTTGGAACAGAACTTCTGTTGATCTTGTGCGGGCATCAGAG GCCCACTGTCACTATGTGGTGGTGAAGCTGTTCACAGCCAAGCTGGCCGAGGTGGGTGACGCCGCCGTGCGCGCGGTGCTGACCGAGCTGTGCCTCCTGTACGCCCTGTTCGGCATCAGCAGGAACGCAGGAGACTTCCTGCAG GCGGGTATCTTGAGCAGTGCCCAGATAACCCAAGTGAACCAACACGTGAAGGAGCTCCTGGCTGTCATTCGTCCCAATGCAGTGGCACTGGTGGACTCCTTTGACTTCCATGATGTCCACCTGGGGTCTGTGCTCGGCCGCTACGACGGCAACGTCTACGAGAACATGTTTGAGTGGGCAAAGAAATCCCCACTGAACAAAACACAG GTTCATGAATCTTTCCACAAACACCTGAAGCCAATGCAAGCCAAGCTGTGA